From Bacteroidota bacterium, the proteins below share one genomic window:
- a CDS encoding TIGR02757 family protein, which translates to MSAAELRNFLDDMTDRYNRPGFIETDPVSIPHRYRNKEDIEIAGFLAATIAWGQRPVILKNASRLLGWMDDSPAAFVRGFSEKDLKPFRGFVHRTFHPDDCLYFLRALQRAYRENDGLQGLFTPACPDAPLRDTISSARRRFFEEPGPARSHKHFSDPVKGSAAKRINMFLRWMVRHDERGVDFGIWKQLQPASLICPLDVHSARVGRKLGLLKRKSNDWQAAEELTAALRKLCPEDPVKYDYALFGLGVFERF; encoded by the coding sequence CTGTCGGCGGCGGAGTTACGGAACTTTCTGGACGATATGACCGACCGGTATAACCGGCCGGGTTTCATCGAAACCGATCCCGTTTCCATACCGCATCGTTACCGCAACAAAGAAGATATCGAAATCGCCGGTTTCCTGGCCGCGACCATCGCCTGGGGACAACGACCGGTGATCCTGAAGAATGCCTCCCGCCTGCTTGGCTGGATGGACGACTCACCCGCCGCTTTCGTGCGGGGTTTTTCAGAAAAGGACCTGAAACCGTTCCGGGGTTTTGTCCACCGAACCTTCCACCCGGACGATTGCCTCTACTTTCTCCGCGCCCTGCAACGGGCCTATCGCGAAAACGATGGGCTCCAGGGTCTATTTACCCCGGCCTGCCCCGATGCTCCGCTGCGCGACACCATCAGCAGCGCCCGCCGGCGCTTTTTCGAAGAGCCCGGACCCGCCCGCTCCCACAAACATTTCTCTGATCCGGTCAAAGGCTCCGCCGCCAAGCGGATCAACATGTTCCTGCGCTGGATGGTGCGCCACGACGAGCGCGGTGTGGACTTCGGTATCTGGAAACAACTGCAACCCGCTTCGCTGATCTGCCCGCTCGACGTCCATTCGGCCCGGGTTGGCCGGAAACTCGGCCTGTTGAAACGCAAATCCAACGACTGGCAGGCCGCCGAAGAACTGACCGCCGCCCTGCGGAAACTGTGCCCGGAGGATCCCGTGAAGTACGACTATGCCCTGTTCGGGCTGGGCGTATTCGAACGCTTCTGA